From Mucilaginibacter rubeus, a single genomic window includes:
- a CDS encoding helix-turn-helix domain-containing protein — MNNKVGQLSLSKFADLYADKLAGADFFVVDEKQLLSLSEYPYRSDGYIIGICTRGTAKVEVNLQIYDAHPDAMLLATPFHVLRIYNSSPDFLCRFVVFSKAFLIENSVNSHFLESFSYFNSASIPVIYPDNADAKMILEIYLLIRQKLTREGHPYHVEISRSILMTLLYEIQAIYEKQHTIIKGKQTRKQELNVLFQALVFHHYKEHRNVQYYADALYVSSKHLTETIKDVTGRTAGEWIDDAVILEAKVLLRNHEISIARAAESIHFPDQSSFGKYFKKHTGMSPSDYRAISAH, encoded by the coding sequence ATGAATAATAAGGTTGGACAGTTAAGCCTGTCGAAATTTGCAGATCTATATGCAGATAAGCTGGCCGGTGCCGATTTTTTTGTTGTTGATGAAAAGCAATTATTAAGCCTGAGCGAATATCCCTATCGTTCGGATGGCTATATCATCGGCATCTGTACACGGGGGACTGCCAAGGTTGAAGTAAACCTGCAAATTTACGATGCTCACCCGGATGCCATGCTGCTGGCAACCCCTTTTCATGTTTTAAGAATATACAATAGCAGCCCCGATTTTTTATGCCGGTTTGTTGTATTCAGTAAAGCATTTTTGATCGAAAACAGTGTTAATAGTCATTTTCTTGAATCGTTCAGTTATTTTAACAGTGCATCTATTCCGGTGATCTATCCGGATAATGCCGATGCCAAAATGATACTCGAGATCTATTTACTAATCCGGCAAAAACTGACACGTGAAGGACATCCATACCATGTTGAAATATCCAGAAGTATTTTAATGACGCTGCTTTATGAGATCCAGGCTATTTACGAAAAGCAGCATACCATCATAAAAGGTAAGCAAACCAGGAAACAGGAACTGAATGTACTTTTCCAGGCCCTGGTTTTTCATCATTATAAAGAACACCGCAACGTGCAGTATTATGCCGATGCACTTTACGTTTCCTCAAAGCATTTAACAGAGACCATTAAGGACGTAACCGGAAGAACTGCCGGCGAATGGATAGATGATGCCGTGATTCTGGAAGCCAAGGTATTACTAAGAAATCATGAAATAAGCATCGCCCGGGCTGCCGAGAGTATCCATTTCCCCGATCAATCTTCATTTGGCAAATATTTCAAGAAGCATACCGGCATGTCGCCATCCGATTACAGGGCAATATCTGCGCATTGA
- a CDS encoding acyl-CoA dehydrogenase family protein, with amino-acid sequence MNATEPMKAIKGGEFLIRETSADSIFIPEEWNEEQLMIAETCTNFLAQQVTPNLQRIDEQEEGLMRHLMDEAGALGLLGISVPEEYGGFGKDFKTAMLVTEKLGAGHSFSVAFSAHTGIGTMPILYYGNDAQKQKYIPKLASGEWKGAYCLTEPAAGSDANSGKTRAKLSADGKHYLITGQKMWITNAGFADVFTVFAKIDDDENLSAFIVEKDFEGLSLNTEEHKMGIKGSSTRQVFFNDCKVPVENLLSERQNGFKIAVNILNLGRIKLGGGTVGASKDVITSSVRYANEREQFGRAISKYGAIKYKLAEQAIRTYAAESAVYRASQNMEEATEMLIASGLDENKAKLKGTEQFAIEAAILKVHASEVLDYVTDEGVQIYGGMGYSAEAPMDRSYRDSRINRIFEGTNEINRLLTVDMMLKRAMKGELDLMGPAQKVAGELVSIPDFGAAEEDGLFTKEKKYIANFKNAILLVAGAAVQKLMTQLGKEQEVLMNLADMLIELYVSESLQLRVEKLVGLRGEDACKEQLDMMHVYINDAAEHIAKFGRDALNSFAEGDERRMMLMGLKRFTKTEDINTTQARRNIAAKLIAENKYCF; translated from the coding sequence ATGAATGCCACAGAACCGATGAAAGCCATAAAAGGAGGCGAGTTTTTGATCAGGGAAACTTCCGCGGACAGCATTTTTATTCCTGAAGAATGGAATGAAGAACAGTTGATGATCGCCGAAACATGTACCAATTTTCTTGCACAGCAGGTAACACCAAATTTGCAGCGAATTGATGAGCAGGAGGAGGGATTAATGCGTCATTTAATGGATGAGGCCGGCGCATTGGGATTGTTAGGCATATCCGTACCTGAAGAATATGGTGGTTTCGGTAAAGATTTTAAAACTGCCATGCTGGTTACCGAAAAGCTGGGCGCGGGGCATTCGTTTTCCGTTGCTTTTTCGGCGCATACAGGTATAGGCACTATGCCAATATTATACTATGGCAACGATGCTCAAAAACAAAAATATATCCCAAAACTGGCAAGTGGCGAGTGGAAGGGGGCGTATTGCCTTACAGAACCAGCCGCCGGCTCGGATGCCAATTCGGGTAAAACCAGGGCAAAGCTTTCTGCCGATGGTAAACATTATCTTATTACCGGTCAAAAAATGTGGATCACCAATGCGGGTTTTGCTGATGTGTTTACCGTTTTTGCCAAAATTGATGATGATGAAAACCTGAGCGCGTTTATTGTCGAAAAAGATTTCGAGGGACTTTCGTTAAATACGGAAGAACATAAAATGGGTATTAAGGGAAGCTCAACCCGACAGGTATTTTTTAACGATTGCAAGGTGCCGGTCGAAAACCTCCTTTCCGAACGCCAGAACGGATTTAAGATTGCCGTTAATATCCTAAACCTCGGTCGTATCAAATTAGGTGGCGGAACCGTTGGCGCAAGTAAGGATGTGATCACGTCATCTGTACGCTATGCCAACGAACGGGAACAGTTTGGGCGGGCTATTTCCAAATATGGGGCTATAAAATATAAACTGGCCGAACAGGCCATCCGTACTTACGCTGCTGAATCGGCGGTGTACAGGGCCAGCCAGAATATGGAAGAGGCTACAGAAATGTTAATCGCTTCGGGCCTTGATGAAAACAAAGCAAAGTTGAAGGGGACTGAGCAATTTGCCATAGAAGCCGCAATACTTAAAGTGCACGCTTCAGAGGTTTTGGATTATGTAACTGACGAAGGTGTGCAGATTTACGGCGGGATGGGCTACAGCGCAGAGGCTCCAATGGATAGGTCATACCGGGATTCAAGGATCAACCGCATCTTTGAAGGCACCAATGAAATCAACCGGCTGTTAACCGTTGATATGATGCTGAAACGTGCCATGAAAGGTGAGCTTGACCTTATGGGACCGGCTCAGAAGGTAGCCGGCGAACTGGTAAGCATTCCTGATTTTGGCGCTGCTGAAGAAGATGGCTTGTTTACTAAAGAAAAGAAATATATAGCCAATTTTAAAAATGCCATATTGCTGGTTGCCGGAGCTGCTGTTCAAAAATTGATGACGCAATTGGGTAAAGAGCAGGAAGTATTGATGAACCTGGCCGATATGCTGATAGAACTTTATGTAAGCGAATCGCTTCAATTGAGGGTGGAGAAATTGGTTGGTTTAAGGGGCGAAGATGCCTGCAAAGAGCAACTGGATATGATGCACGTATATATCAATGATGCCGCAGAACACATCGCAAAATTCGGCAGGGATGCGCTAAACTCATTTGCCGAGGGCGACGAAAGAAGGATGATGCTGATGGGCCTTAAGCGCTTCACCAAAACAGAGGATATTAATACCACCCAGGCACGCAGAAATATTGCAGCAAAACTGATTGCTGAAAATAAATATTGCTTTTAG
- a CDS encoding electron transfer flavoprotein subunit beta/FixA family protein: MRILVCISQVPDTSTKIVLKNNNTSVNSDGITWVINPYDEWYALIRAIELKESGIAADVHLVTVGKADVEPVIRKALALGGDEAIRIDADSNDPYEIAHHIAEYAAGAGYDIILCGKESIDYNNGTTGAMLAELLDIDYIGFATGIQIEADTAVVTREIEGGEETDSCNLPLVISCQKGVAEARIPNMRGIMAARTRPLKVITPSKITAVTEILSYELPPAKTGIKLVSPDNLDELVELLHTEAKVI; the protein is encoded by the coding sequence ATGAGAATATTAGTGTGCATAAGTCAGGTGCCCGACACGAGCACCAAAATTGTATTGAAAAATAATAATACCTCGGTTAATAGTGATGGTATTACCTGGGTGATTAATCCATACGATGAATGGTACGCGTTGATCAGAGCTATCGAACTGAAAGAAAGTGGCATAGCTGCCGATGTTCACCTCGTAACCGTGGGTAAAGCCGATGTTGAGCCCGTGATCAGGAAAGCATTGGCGCTCGGTGGTGATGAAGCCATTCGCATTGATGCAGATAGTAACGACCCTTACGAAATAGCGCATCATATAGCTGAATATGCTGCCGGAGCGGGTTATGACATTATCTTATGCGGCAAAGAGTCTATCGATTATAATAACGGTACTACAGGCGCTATGCTGGCCGAATTGCTGGACATTGATTACATTGGTTTTGCAACCGGTATCCAGATAGAGGCTGATACTGCTGTGGTAACGCGTGAAATCGAGGGCGGCGAGGAAACAGATTCCTGTAATTTGCCCCTGGTTATTTCCTGCCAAAAAGGTGTTGCCGAAGCCCGGATTCCCAATATGCGCGGTATAATGGCTGCCCGTACCCGTCCGTTAAAAGTTATCACGCCTTCAAAAATAACGGCAGTAACCGAAATATTGTCCTACGAATTGCCGCCGGCCAAGACAGGTATCAAACTGGTTAGCCCAGACAATCTGGATGAATTGGTAGAACTGTTACATACGGAGGCCAAAGTTATTTAA
- a CDS encoding electron transfer flavoprotein subunit alpha/FixB family protein: protein MSVIVLVEHTGGIIKKQSFEAVQYAAQIARKIGTTATALALGNVAATEMEGLGQYGAQKVLHVADSRLNELHSGAYAGALIAAAKKEDSKVIVTLHDITGRAVAPRVAVKLKAGLVAGALSYPDTEKGFVIKKAVFSGKAFAYVNILSEVKIIMLMPNTFPVEKLEGKAVVEHLDVSFSDKDFGVKVKSVNKVTGEVPLADAELVVSGGRGLKGPENWGILEDLAKELGAATACSRPVADSHWRPHHEHVGQTGGTIRPNLYIAVGISGAIQHLAGVNGSKTIVVINKDPEAPFFKAANYGVVGDALEILPRLTAAVKKFKEHHQ, encoded by the coding sequence ATGTCTGTAATAGTATTAGTAGAACATACCGGCGGAATTATAAAAAAACAAAGCTTTGAAGCAGTGCAATATGCCGCGCAGATAGCCCGAAAAATAGGTACTACAGCAACTGCCCTTGCTTTAGGCAATGTTGCCGCTACAGAAATGGAAGGCCTTGGCCAGTATGGCGCTCAAAAGGTGCTGCACGTTGCCGATAGCCGTTTGAACGAGCTGCATTCCGGTGCGTATGCCGGTGCATTGATAGCCGCTGCAAAAAAGGAGGATAGCAAAGTGATTGTGACCCTTCATGACATTACGGGTAGGGCAGTAGCGCCTCGGGTAGCTGTAAAACTAAAAGCGGGCCTTGTGGCAGGCGCGCTCTCGTACCCTGATACAGAAAAAGGCTTTGTGATTAAAAAAGCAGTGTTTTCGGGTAAAGCATTTGCGTATGTAAATATTTTAAGTGAAGTAAAGATAATTATGCTGATGCCTAATACCTTCCCGGTTGAAAAGCTGGAGGGGAAGGCGGTTGTTGAGCATCTGGATGTAAGCTTTAGCGATAAAGATTTCGGCGTAAAAGTTAAATCGGTAAACAAAGTAACCGGCGAAGTTCCGCTTGCTGATGCCGAACTGGTTGTTTCGGGTGGTCGTGGATTAAAAGGCCCCGAAAACTGGGGTATTCTGGAGGACCTGGCAAAAGAACTGGGTGCTGCCACAGCATGTTCGCGCCCGGTGGCCGATTCTCATTGGCGACCGCATCACGAACATGTGGGCCAAACAGGCGGCACCATTCGCCCTAATTTGTATATCGCCGTTGGGATCTCGGGAGCTATACAGCATCTGGCAGGAGTAAATGGTTCAAAAACTATTGTTGTGATCAACAAAGATCCGGAGGCCCCATTTTTTAAAGCTGCCAATTATGGTGTAGTTGGTGACGCATTGGAGATTTTGCCACGACTAACAGCAGCTGTTAAAAAGTTTAAGGAACATCATCAATAA
- a CDS encoding acyl-CoA thioesterase has protein sequence MDFFYEGQVLWSQIDSNQHMRHSAYADFAAQARIIMLESLGLKLPTLYEYKIGPVLFREEMIYLREIGINEQIRVTCELIRSRPDGSRWAIRHELYRSDGVKAAIVNAEGSWIDMEKRKLAILPAELSEMFMKAPRSSDYVEEGNSA, from the coding sequence ATGGATTTTTTTTATGAAGGACAGGTGCTATGGTCACAGATAGACTCGAACCAGCATATGCGGCATTCTGCTTATGCAGATTTTGCAGCTCAGGCCCGTATAATTATGCTGGAAAGCCTGGGTTTAAAACTGCCCACACTTTATGAATACAAAATAGGGCCGGTATTATTCAGGGAAGAGATGATTTACCTGCGAGAAATAGGGATCAACGAGCAGATCAGGGTAACCTGCGAACTCATCAGGTCCCGGCCTGATGGTTCGCGCTGGGCAATCAGGCATGAACTATACCGGAGCGATGGTGTTAAAGCTGCTATCGTAAATGCCGAGGGTTCATGGATAGATATGGAGAAGCGTAAACTCGCCATATTACCTGCGGAGTTAAGCGAGATGTTTATGAAAGCACCCCGCAGCAGCGATTATGTTGAAGAGGGCAATTCTGCCTGA